The Pirellulales bacterium genome includes a window with the following:
- a CDS encoding serine/threonine-protein kinase: protein MLIKGEITYTRKHEIGTGQGMHSHVYLADDPQLGGEIAVKEIDKVNFGTSVSDYFNEAQVMFQVDHQNVVPILCAFQTADKICLAMRFFKNGSLRNRTVNGPLALKEVTKLGQGVLSGLISIHLKNLIHFDIKPSNIFYSDSGVPMVADFGQSRVAGPMGIASRPGMYLDGIPPECYSGVGSFQSDVYQTALTLYRAANGDAFFDSQRSTDPLEVETRTLAGEFPRRDKFLPHVPKLLRTVIRKALSLDPADRYQTASDFADALGKVDIKTDWQTTAHPGGNLLWTGKKIGKPRLEIELIRSGNKCDVQFHKCGKKKLQMQRNTLWKTGLTERQAFHHLKSYFDSAA from the coding sequence ATGCTAATTAAGGGGGAAATAACTTACACCCGAAAACATGAGATCGGGACTGGCCAGGGCATGCATTCTCATGTTTATCTCGCCGACGATCCGCAATTGGGGGGCGAAATAGCGGTGAAAGAAATCGACAAAGTCAATTTTGGAACAAGCGTCTCCGACTATTTCAATGAAGCCCAAGTGATGTTCCAAGTTGACCATCAAAATGTCGTGCCGATTTTGTGCGCATTCCAAACCGCTGATAAAATCTGTTTGGCAATGAGGTTTTTTAAGAACGGATCGCTGCGCAATAGAACCGTTAATGGCCCGCTAGCTCTTAAAGAAGTAACGAAGCTGGGCCAGGGTGTTCTAAGCGGTTTAATAAGTATTCATCTCAAGAACCTCATTCATTTTGACATCAAACCATCGAACATATTTTATTCGGATTCAGGCGTGCCGATGGTGGCTGATTTTGGGCAATCACGCGTGGCAGGGCCAATGGGCATCGCGTCTCGACCGGGGATGTACCTCGACGGGATTCCACCTGAATGCTATAGCGGAGTCGGTTCATTCCAGTCGGATGTTTATCAAACTGCATTGACGCTGTATCGCGCCGCAAACGGTGACGCATTCTTTGATTCTCAGCGATCTACCGATCCGCTCGAAGTGGAAACTCGCACTCTGGCGGGCGAGTTTCCGAGACGTGACAAGTTTTTGCCGCACGTCCCTAAACTGCTGCGGACCGTCATTCGCAAGGCATTAAGCCTTGATCCGGCAGATCGTTACCAAACGGCAAGCGACTTTGCTGATGCGCTCGGTAAAGTCGACATTAAAACCGACTGGCAAACGACGGCCCATCCAGGCGGCAATTTGCTATGGACGGGAAAGAAGATCGGAAAGCCGCGACTTGAGATCGAACTAATCCGAAGCGGCAATAAGTGCGATGTGCAGTTCCACAAGTGCGGCAAAAAAAAGCTGCAAATGCAGCGTAACACACTATGGAAAACAGGGCTGACAGAGAGGCAAGCCTTTCATCACCTCAAGTCATACTTTGATTCAGCAGCATAG